A stretch of Aphelocoma coerulescens isolate FSJ_1873_10779 chromosome 1A, UR_Acoe_1.0, whole genome shotgun sequence DNA encodes these proteins:
- the NAP1L1 gene encoding nucleosome assembly protein 1-like 1 isoform X1, whose protein sequence is MADIDNKEQSELDQQDMEDVEEVEEEETGEDANSKARQLTVQMMQNPQILAALQERLDGLVGTSAGYVESLPKVVKRRVNALKNLQVQCAQIEAKFYEEVHELERKYAALYQPLFDKRSEIINAIYEPTEEECEWKADADEEISEMKEKAKLEEEKKDEEKEDPKGIPEFWLTVFKNVDLLSDMVQEHDEPILKYLKDIKVKFSEVGQPMSFTLEFHFEPNDYFTNEVLTKTYRMRSEPDDSDPFSFDGPEIMGCTGCQIDWKKGKNVTLKTIKKKQKHKGRGTVRTVTKTVSNDSFFNFFSPPEVPESGDLDDDSEAILAADFEIGHFLRERIVPRSVLYFTGEAIEDDDDDYDEEGEEADDEEGEEEADEENDPDYDPKKDQNPAECKQQ, encoded by the exons ATGGCAGACATAGACAA CAAAGAACAGTCTGAACTTGATCAACAGGATATGGAAGATGTTGAagaagtagaagaagaagaaactggTGAAGATGCCAACAGCAAAG ctCGGCAGTTGACTGTGCAGATGATGCAAAATCCTCAGATTCTTGCAGCCCTTCAGGAAAGACTTGATGGTCTCGTAGGAACATCTGCAGGATATGTAGAAAG CTTGCCTAAAGTTGTTAAAAGACGTGTGAATGCTCTCAAGAACCTTCAAGTTCAGTGCGCACAGATAGAAGCAAAGTTCTATGAGGAAGTTCATGAGCTGGAACGAAAGTATGCTGCTCTCTATCAGCCCTTATTTGACAAG CGAAGTGAAATCATCAATGCCATTTATGAACCTACAGAAGAAGAATGTGAATGGAAAGCAGATGCTGACGAAGAAATTTCA gaaatgaaagagaaagctaagcttgaagaagaaaaaaaagatgaagaaaaagaagaccCTAAAGGAATCCCTGAGTTTTGGCTGACAGTATTCAAGAATGTGGACTTGCTCAGTGATATGGTTCAG GAACATGATGAACCTatcctgaaatatttaaaagatatCAAAGTGAAATTTTCAGAAGTTGGACAGCCTATG AGTTTCACATTAGAATTTCATTTCGAGCCAAATGACTACTTCACAAACGAAGTGTTGACAAAGACGTATAGAATGAGGTCAGAGCCAGATGATTCTGATCCCTTCTCCTTTGATGGACCAGAAATCATGGGTTGTACAGG TTGCCAAATAgactggaaaaaaggaaagaacgtTACTCTGAAAACCattaagaagaagcagaaacATAAGGGCCGTGGAACAGTTAGGACGGTGACAAAAACTGTTTCCAATGACTCTTTCTTCAACTTCTTTAGTCCTCCTGAGG TTCCTGAAAGTGGAGACCTG GATGATGATTCCGAGGCAATCCTTGCTGCAGACTTTGAAATAGGTCATTTCTTGCGTGAGCGTATAGTCCCCCGGTCAGTCTTGTACTTCACTGGAGAAGCTattgaagatgatgatgatgac taTGATGAAGAAGGTGAAGAGGCAGATGATGAG GAGGGAGAAGAAGaagcagatgaagaaaatgatcCTGATTATGACCCAAAA AAGGATCAAAACCCAGCAGAATGCAAGCAGCAGTGA
- the NAP1L1 gene encoding nucleosome assembly protein 1-like 1 isoform X2, with translation MADIDNKEQSELDQQDMEDVEEVEEEETGEDANSKARQLTVQMMQNPQILAALQERLDGLVGTSAGYVESLPKVVKRRVNALKNLQVQCAQIEAKFYEEVHELERKYAALYQPLFDKRSEIINAIYEPTEEECEWKADADEEISEEMKEKAKLEEEKKDEEKEDPKGIPEFWLTVFKNVDLLSDMVQEHDEPILKYLKDIKVKFSEVGQPMSFTLEFHFEPNDYFTNEVLTKTYRMRSEPDDSDPFSFDGPEIMGCTGCQIDWKKGKNVTLKTIKKKQKHKGRGTVRTVTKTVSNDSFFNFFSPPEVPESGDLDDDSEAILAADFEIGHFLRERIVPRSVLYFTGEAIEDDDDDYDEEGEEADDEKDQNPAECKQQ, from the exons ATGGCAGACATAGACAA CAAAGAACAGTCTGAACTTGATCAACAGGATATGGAAGATGTTGAagaagtagaagaagaagaaactggTGAAGATGCCAACAGCAAAG ctCGGCAGTTGACTGTGCAGATGATGCAAAATCCTCAGATTCTTGCAGCCCTTCAGGAAAGACTTGATGGTCTCGTAGGAACATCTGCAGGATATGTAGAAAG CTTGCCTAAAGTTGTTAAAAGACGTGTGAATGCTCTCAAGAACCTTCAAGTTCAGTGCGCACAGATAGAAGCAAAGTTCTATGAGGAAGTTCATGAGCTGGAACGAAAGTATGCTGCTCTCTATCAGCCCTTATTTGACAAG CGAAGTGAAATCATCAATGCCATTTATGAACCTACAGAAGAAGAATGTGAATGGAAAGCAGATGCTGACGAAGAAATTTCA gaggaaatgaaagagaaagctaagcttgaagaagaaaaaaaagatgaagaaaaagaagaccCTAAAGGAATCCCTGAGTTTTGGCTGACAGTATTCAAGAATGTGGACTTGCTCAGTGATATGGTTCAG GAACATGATGAACCTatcctgaaatatttaaaagatatCAAAGTGAAATTTTCAGAAGTTGGACAGCCTATG AGTTTCACATTAGAATTTCATTTCGAGCCAAATGACTACTTCACAAACGAAGTGTTGACAAAGACGTATAGAATGAGGTCAGAGCCAGATGATTCTGATCCCTTCTCCTTTGATGGACCAGAAATCATGGGTTGTACAGG TTGCCAAATAgactggaaaaaaggaaagaacgtTACTCTGAAAACCattaagaagaagcagaaacATAAGGGCCGTGGAACAGTTAGGACGGTGACAAAAACTGTTTCCAATGACTCTTTCTTCAACTTCTTTAGTCCTCCTGAGG TTCCTGAAAGTGGAGACCTG GATGATGATTCCGAGGCAATCCTTGCTGCAGACTTTGAAATAGGTCATTTCTTGCGTGAGCGTATAGTCCCCCGGTCAGTCTTGTACTTCACTGGAGAAGCTattgaagatgatgatgatgac taTGATGAAGAAGGTGAAGAGGCAGATGATGAG AAGGATCAAAACCCAGCAGAATGCAAGCAGCAGTGA
- the NAP1L1 gene encoding nucleosome assembly protein 1-like 1 isoform X3, producing the protein MADIDNKEQSELDQQDMEDVEEVEEEETGEDANSKARQLTVQMMQNPQILAALQERLDGLVGTSAGYVESLPKVVKRRVNALKNLQVQCAQIEAKFYEEVHELERKYAALYQPLFDKRSEIINAIYEPTEEECEWKADADEEISEEMKEKAKLEEEKKDEEKEDPKGIPEFWLTVFKNVDLLSDMVQEHDEPILKYLKDIKVKFSEVGQPMSFTLEFHFEPNDYFTNEVLTKTYRMRSEPDDSDPFSFDGPEIMGCTGCQIDWKKGKNVTLKTIKKKQKHKGRGTVRTVTKTVSNDSFFNFFSPPEVPESGDLDDDSEAILAADFEIGHFLRERIVPRSVLYFTGEAIEDDDDDYDEEGEEADDEEGEEEADEENDPDYDPKKDQNPAECKQQ; encoded by the exons ATGGCAGACATAGACAA CAAAGAACAGTCTGAACTTGATCAACAGGATATGGAAGATGTTGAagaagtagaagaagaagaaactggTGAAGATGCCAACAGCAAAG ctCGGCAGTTGACTGTGCAGATGATGCAAAATCCTCAGATTCTTGCAGCCCTTCAGGAAAGACTTGATGGTCTCGTAGGAACATCTGCAGGATATGTAGAAAG CTTGCCTAAAGTTGTTAAAAGACGTGTGAATGCTCTCAAGAACCTTCAAGTTCAGTGCGCACAGATAGAAGCAAAGTTCTATGAGGAAGTTCATGAGCTGGAACGAAAGTATGCTGCTCTCTATCAGCCCTTATTTGACAAG CGAAGTGAAATCATCAATGCCATTTATGAACCTACAGAAGAAGAATGTGAATGGAAAGCAGATGCTGACGAAGAAATTTCA gaggaaatgaaagagaaagctaagcttgaagaagaaaaaaaagatgaagaaaaagaagaccCTAAAGGAATCCCTGAGTTTTGGCTGACAGTATTCAAGAATGTGGACTTGCTCAGTGATATGGTTCAG GAACATGATGAACCTatcctgaaatatttaaaagatatCAAAGTGAAATTTTCAGAAGTTGGACAGCCTATG AGTTTCACATTAGAATTTCATTTCGAGCCAAATGACTACTTCACAAACGAAGTGTTGACAAAGACGTATAGAATGAGGTCAGAGCCAGATGATTCTGATCCCTTCTCCTTTGATGGACCAGAAATCATGGGTTGTACAGG TTGCCAAATAgactggaaaaaaggaaagaacgtTACTCTGAAAACCattaagaagaagcagaaacATAAGGGCCGTGGAACAGTTAGGACGGTGACAAAAACTGTTTCCAATGACTCTTTCTTCAACTTCTTTAGTCCTCCTGAGG TTCCTGAAAGTGGAGACCTG GATGATGATTCCGAGGCAATCCTTGCTGCAGACTTTGAAATAGGTCATTTCTTGCGTGAGCGTATAGTCCCCCGGTCAGTCTTGTACTTCACTGGAGAAGCTattgaagatgatgatgatgac taTGATGAAGAAGGTGAAGAGGCAGATGATGAG GAGGGAGAAGAAGaagcagatgaagaaaatgatcCTGATTATGACCCAAAA AAGGATCAAAACCCAGCAGAATGCAAGCAGCAGTGA